The following proteins are encoded in a genomic region of Streptomyces sp. SLBN-31:
- a CDS encoding lectin, with protein MASPRLLRRCLFAALSAVLVATAATGAAQAETSRATAAAVTFSDTFDGPAGAAVDSSKWQTETGDNVNNHERQYYTSGSKNAALDGQGHLVITARRENPANYQCWYGTCQYTSARLNTSGKFTAQYGHVEARMKIPRGQGMWPAFWMLGTPVNWPDSGEIDVMENVGFEPSTVHGTIHGPGYSGSGGIGAAYTLPGGQAFADAFHTFAVDWAPDSITWSVDGNVYQRRTPADLGGKTWVFNKPFFLILNLAVGGYWPGDPDGSTAFPQQLVVDSVSVTTGDTATGAAIRGLAGKCVDVAGANPANGTPVQLYDCNGTAAQQWTVGSDGTLRALGKCLDVTGNGTADGSTVQLWDCTGGPNQKWTVTGAHDIVNPQANKCLDVTGNNSANGTRLQIWSCTGGANQKWTVG; from the coding sequence GTGGCCTCCCCACGACTGCTGCGCAGATGTCTGTTCGCCGCCCTCTCCGCCGTCCTGGTCGCAACCGCGGCGACCGGTGCGGCGCAGGCGGAGACGTCCAGGGCCACCGCCGCCGCGGTGACGTTCTCGGACACCTTCGACGGGCCCGCCGGGGCCGCCGTCGACTCCTCGAAGTGGCAGACCGAGACCGGCGACAACGTCAACAACCACGAGCGGCAGTACTACACCTCGGGCAGCAAGAACGCGGCACTGGACGGCCAGGGCCATCTGGTGATCACCGCCCGGCGCGAGAACCCCGCCAACTACCAGTGCTGGTACGGCACCTGCCAGTACACCTCGGCCCGGCTGAACACCTCGGGGAAGTTCACCGCCCAGTACGGGCACGTCGAGGCCCGGATGAAGATCCCGCGCGGGCAGGGCATGTGGCCCGCGTTCTGGATGCTGGGCACGCCGGTCAACTGGCCGGACTCGGGCGAGATCGACGTCATGGAGAACGTCGGCTTCGAGCCCTCCACCGTGCACGGCACCATCCACGGCCCCGGCTACTCCGGTTCCGGCGGCATCGGCGCCGCCTACACCCTGCCGGGCGGCCAAGCCTTCGCCGACGCCTTCCACACCTTCGCCGTCGACTGGGCGCCCGACTCGATCACCTGGTCCGTGGACGGCAACGTCTACCAGCGCCGCACTCCCGCCGACCTCGGCGGGAAGACCTGGGTGTTCAACAAGCCGTTCTTCCTGATCCTCAACCTCGCGGTGGGCGGCTACTGGCCGGGCGACCCCGACGGCTCCACGGCCTTCCCGCAGCAGCTGGTGGTGGACTCGGTGTCGGTCACCACGGGTGACACGGCCACCGGCGCGGCGATCAGGGGACTGGCCGGGAAGTGCGTGGACGTCGCCGGCGCGAACCCCGCCAACGGCACCCCCGTCCAGCTCTACGACTGCAACGGCACCGCCGCCCAGCAGTGGACCGTGGGCTCCGACGGCACACTGCGCGCCCTGGGCAAGTGCCTGGACGTCACCGGCAACGGCACGGCGGACGGCTCGACCGTCCAGCTGTGGGACTGCACCGGCGGCCCGAACCAGAAGTGGACGGTCACCGGGGCCCACGACATCGTCAATCCGCAGGCGAACAAGTGTCTCGACGTCACCGGCAACAACTCGGCCAACGGCACGCGCCTGCAGATCTGGTCCTGCACGGGCGGCGCCAACCAGAAGTGGACGGTCGGCTGA
- a CDS encoding VanZ family protein, producing the protein MARAAVRPLSALRLRTAKAAKPETSAQSVKKAKARPAPRPEPRERHVLPWPIRVLAMLGAFAAMVAFAVVLAKLTLEPSPASTSLVHTNLHPGRSIRAYMEQPALRDTVKQIGGNILLGVPFGVLVPVVAPRARGLLRVLLLTAVVMLLVEFAQGALVNGRAFDIDDVILNTTGALIGWLLLGRRMGKVHARERVPARPAKRTKSA; encoded by the coding sequence ATGGCCCGTGCAGCAGTGCGCCCGCTGTCCGCTTTACGCCTGCGCACCGCCAAGGCCGCGAAGCCGGAGACGAGTGCGCAGTCCGTCAAGAAGGCGAAGGCGCGTCCCGCGCCCCGCCCGGAGCCGCGCGAGCGGCACGTGCTCCCCTGGCCGATCCGGGTGCTGGCGATGCTGGGCGCGTTCGCGGCCATGGTGGCGTTCGCGGTCGTGCTGGCCAAGCTGACGCTGGAGCCTTCCCCCGCCTCGACCTCGCTGGTGCACACCAACCTGCATCCGGGCCGCTCGATCCGGGCCTACATGGAGCAGCCGGCGCTGCGGGACACCGTGAAGCAGATCGGCGGCAACATTCTGCTGGGCGTCCCGTTCGGCGTGCTCGTGCCGGTCGTCGCGCCACGGGCACGCGGGCTGCTGCGCGTCCTGTTGCTGACCGCCGTGGTGATGCTGCTCGTGGAGTTCGCCCAGGGAGCACTGGTCAACGGTCGCGCCTTCGACATCGACGACGTCATCCTCAACACCACGGGCGCCCTGATCGGCTGGCTGCTGCTGGGGCGGCGGATGGGCAAGGTGCACGCCCGGGAGCGGGTGCCCGCCCGGCCGGCCAAGCGGACAAAGAGCGCGTAA
- a CDS encoding MrpF/PhaF family protein: MNGWTLAATVGLGAGLGAALWGVSTGPLRRRVVAQNLSTALACPGLLLLSQAYGRPSYADLGLVLALLGPVGTLVFARLLADELAEDPPRAWGATWVVAGLGAAAVIALCVATGPGRAMVKLLVIGALLISGNILASRALSGGFRGVRRG, encoded by the coding sequence GTGAACGGCTGGACGCTGGCCGCGACCGTCGGGCTCGGCGCCGGCCTGGGGGCGGCCCTGTGGGGTGTGAGCACCGGGCCGCTGCGGCGCCGGGTCGTGGCCCAGAACCTGTCAACTGCCCTCGCCTGCCCCGGCCTGCTCCTCCTGTCCCAGGCCTACGGCCGCCCCTCCTACGCGGACCTCGGCCTCGTCCTCGCCCTGCTCGGCCCCGTCGGCACCCTCGTCTTCGCCCGGTTGCTCGCCGACGAACTCGCCGAGGACCCCCCGCGCGCCTGGGGAGCGACATGGGTGGTCGCCGGACTGGGCGCGGCCGCGGTCATCGCGCTGTGCGTGGCCACCGGGCCCGGCCGGGCCATGGTCAAACTGCTGGTGATCGGGGCGCTGTTGATCAGCGGGAACATCCTCGCCTCGCGTGCGCTGTCCGGAGGGTTCCGGGGGGTGCGCC